In Candidatus Polarisedimenticolia bacterium, the following are encoded in one genomic region:
- a CDS encoding tetratricopeptide repeat protein — protein sequence MVACALAVGAALDLSSPGSRASDAAIPSAIPGPGPLSCVLEVSGRDASGNTVLQTVGYALDRPGLVLAPLSATAHGAARWRTLVVAPDALASSSAGAVDVTEILLEDPGRDLMLLRAPGLGACEAGDSAAVPPAAAGDALIGIRNRDGYRSRVYRAVLDRSLPVRGGPDLLRLRVPDGGGAGSGFLLDGRRRLIGSVLPPPAGGDRLFACAVPIDRPALDAAATRTGRPLLEAPPAPLVQAQPARTAAGLLAQALLLTRDDQADRVLALLDEAVSLSGDSDVLLMERGAWRFRIGRTEAAILDFARAAVLNPRLFLAHLNLGVALGTTGRYPEAADAFKRALSIDPYNAPARYQLAVALAAAKHRDQARGEYERLRLLDASLARDLGALLQF from the coding sequence GTGGTGGCGTGCGCGCTCGCCGTCGGGGCGGCGCTGGACCTGTCCTCGCCGGGGAGCCGCGCGTCCGATGCGGCGATCCCCTCCGCCATCCCCGGACCCGGCCCGCTGTCGTGCGTCCTCGAGGTCTCCGGACGCGACGCCTCCGGCAACACCGTCCTGCAGACGGTGGGCTACGCGCTCGATCGACCGGGGCTGGTGCTGGCGCCTCTGTCCGCCACGGCGCACGGTGCGGCCCGCTGGCGCACCCTCGTGGTCGCTCCCGATGCGCTGGCGTCCTCGTCCGCCGGCGCGGTCGACGTGACGGAGATCCTGCTCGAGGATCCCGGCCGCGATCTCATGCTCCTGCGCGCGCCGGGATTGGGCGCGTGCGAGGCCGGCGATTCGGCGGCCGTGCCGCCCGCCGCAGCGGGGGACGCGCTGATCGGCATCCGGAACCGCGACGGCTATCGCAGCCGCGTCTACCGCGCCGTGCTGGACCGCTCGCTCCCGGTGCGGGGCGGGCCCGACCTGCTGCGCCTGCGCGTCCCCGACGGCGGCGGAGCGGGGTCGGGCTTTCTTCTGGACGGCCGGCGCCGGCTGATCGGATCGGTGCTCCCCCCTCCGGCCGGGGGCGACCGGCTCTTCGCCTGCGCCGTGCCGATCGATCGCCCTGCTCTCGACGCCGCCGCCACCCGGACCGGACGTCCCCTTCTCGAGGCGCCGCCCGCCCCGCTCGTCCAGGCCCAGCCGGCGCGCACCGCCGCCGGGCTCCTGGCGCAGGCCCTGCTCCTGACCCGCGACGACCAGGCCGATCGGGTGCTGGCCCTTCTCGACGAGGCGGTGAGCCTGTCCGGCGATTCCGACGTCCTGCTGATGGAGCGCGGGGCCTGGCGCTTCCGCATCGGCCGAACCGAAGCCGCCATCCTCGATTTCGCGCGCGCGGCCGTCCTGAACCCGCGCCTTTTCCTGGCCCACCTCAACCTCGGTGTCGCGCTCGGGACGACGGGGCGATACCCGGAGGCGGCCGACGCGTTCAAGCGGGCCCTGTCGATCGACCCCTACAACGCCCCTGCGCGCTACCAGCTCGCGGTGGCCCTTGCCGCCGCAAAGCACCGCGATCAGGCCCGCGGCGAATACGAGCGCCTGAGGCTCCTCGACGCCTCCCTGGCGCGCGATCTGGGCGCCCTCCTGCAGTTCTGA
- a CDS encoding glycosyltransferase, with product MGILGASIVTAYYATLALLAAYGWHRYHLLRLYRRHPPGRPRPALPCGALPVITVQLPIYNERLVVDRLIRAACDLDYPSGRLEIQVLDDSTDDTSAIAAAAVDEMRRQGRDIRHLRRPFRDGFKAGALAAGLDQARGELVAVFDADFLPGPSFLLDLAPFFSDPRTGMVQARWGHLNRDYSALTRSQAIFLDGHFVIEHAARHRAGRFFNFNGTAGLWRRACIESAGGWQSDTLTEDLDLSYRAQLQGWEFVFVPEVVVPAELPADIDSFQAQQHRWTMGSIQTARKILPRLLRARLPAPVRIEALFHLTGNLSYPLMVLLALLIVPATAVRSGAGQGIMLALDLPLFLLTTLSVMAFYVGAQRRVRDDWPGTLPDLPVLMCVGIGLSLTNARAVCAALLGLRRDFARTPKRRLIGRSGDWQPPIERSAAGRAWAAVELLFGIYFAGAATWAILAGHFASLPLFLMFLAGYLARPILALAQAVRPRSGPSIAVPLTQAEKTP from the coding sequence GTGGGAATCCTCGGCGCGTCGATCGTCACGGCCTACTACGCCACGCTGGCCCTTCTGGCTGCCTACGGCTGGCACCGCTACCACCTGCTTCGTCTCTATCGCCGCCACCCGCCAGGGAGGCCGCGACCGGCCCTCCCCTGCGGCGCGCTTCCGGTGATCACGGTGCAGCTGCCAATCTACAACGAGCGCCTGGTCGTCGATCGCCTCATCCGCGCGGCCTGCGATCTGGACTACCCGTCCGGACGGCTGGAGATCCAGGTGCTGGACGATTCGACCGACGACACCTCGGCCATCGCCGCCGCCGCCGTGGACGAGATGCGCCGGCAGGGTCGCGACATCAGGCACCTCAGGCGTCCGTTCCGGGACGGATTCAAGGCCGGGGCCCTGGCGGCGGGGCTCGACCAGGCCCGGGGGGAGCTGGTCGCGGTGTTCGACGCCGATTTCCTGCCCGGGCCCTCGTTCCTCCTCGATCTCGCGCCGTTCTTCTCCGATCCGCGCACCGGCATGGTGCAGGCGCGCTGGGGGCACCTCAATCGCGACTACTCGGCCCTGACGCGCAGCCAGGCGATTTTCCTCGACGGCCACTTCGTCATCGAGCACGCCGCCCGCCATCGCGCGGGGCGGTTCTTCAATTTCAACGGCACGGCAGGCCTGTGGCGGCGCGCCTGCATCGAATCGGCCGGTGGGTGGCAGTCCGACACCCTGACCGAGGACCTCGATCTGTCGTATCGGGCCCAGCTCCAGGGCTGGGAGTTCGTCTTCGTGCCGGAGGTCGTCGTTCCGGCCGAGCTTCCGGCGGACATCGATTCGTTCCAGGCGCAGCAGCACCGCTGGACGATGGGATCGATCCAGACCGCGAGGAAGATCCTGCCGCGGCTCCTGCGCGCCCGCCTGCCTGCGCCGGTCAGGATCGAGGCGCTCTTTCACCTGACCGGAAACCTCTCCTATCCGCTGATGGTCCTCCTGGCGCTCCTGATCGTCCCGGCCACCGCGGTCCGCAGTGGAGCCGGTCAGGGCATCATGCTGGCCCTCGACCTGCCGCTTTTTCTCCTGACGACGCTCTCGGTCATGGCCTTCTACGTCGGCGCCCAGCGCCGGGTGCGCGACGACTGGCCGGGCACGCTCCCCGATCTTCCGGTCCTGATGTGCGTCGGCATCGGCCTGAGCCTGACCAATGCCCGGGCGGTCTGCGCCGCGCTCCTCGGTCTCCGCCGGGATTTCGCCCGCACGCCGAAGCGTCGGCTGATCGGACGCTCGGGCGACTGGCAGCCTCCGATCGAGCGATCGGCCGCCGGACGCGCCTGGGCGGCCGTCGAGCTGCTCTTCGGAATCTATTTTGCGGGGGCCGCGACCTGGGCCATCCTCGCAGGTCATTTCGCCTCCCTGCCGTTATTCCTCATGTTCCTGGCGGGCTACCTTGCACGCCCGATACTCGCCCTCGCGCAGGCCGTCCGGCCGCGATCGGGCCCCTCGATCGCCGTGCCTCTCACCCAGGCGGAAAAAACGCCTTGA
- a CDS encoding beta-ketoacyl-[acyl-carrier-protein] synthase family protein: MSAVVTGLGVVSPFGVGVEAFRAGLRRGRSATRRIGLFDPGDLPCQVAAEVPGFDARAFLDPDDLTRVGRVVPLAFAAAREAIEDAGLRDGLSEDGYRAIGVVLGTGAGAIDFAERQYEAYYRSGIHRVNPFAISSSVVGMLSSEMSIRFGFAGPSHVLSNGCTSSTDAIGYAMHAIRRGEHAVLLTGGAEACITRGMMEGFCRMRAAAVGWNDRPEKASRPFNLNRSGFVLGEGAFLMVLEDEEHARRRGARIYGEVAGYASTCDAHHRVHMSHDGAESTRAMELALSSAGESRDSIDYISLHGTSTKQNDRVESLAVRALLGRRAHSVPASSIKSMIGHAQGACGAAAVLATLLGMRDGFLPPTINYEVPDPECDLDYVPNEARPGAPRLALGNCIGFGSKNSALVLRAV; encoded by the coding sequence ATGTCTGCCGTGGTGACCGGCCTGGGCGTCGTGTCTCCCTTCGGCGTGGGAGTGGAGGCGTTTCGCGCCGGACTGCGCCGGGGACGGAGCGCGACGCGCCGCATCGGCCTCTTCGATCCCGGCGACCTGCCGTGCCAGGTCGCGGCCGAGGTCCCCGGCTTCGACGCGCGGGCCTTCCTCGATCCGGACGACCTGACGCGCGTCGGCCGCGTCGTGCCCCTGGCGTTCGCGGCGGCGCGGGAGGCGATCGAGGACGCGGGCCTGCGCGACGGCCTCTCCGAGGACGGGTACCGGGCGATCGGCGTCGTCCTCGGGACCGGCGCCGGGGCGATCGATTTCGCGGAGCGTCAGTACGAGGCCTACTACCGCTCCGGGATCCACCGCGTCAATCCGTTCGCCATCTCGTCGTCGGTGGTCGGGATGCTCAGCAGCGAGATGAGCATCCGCTTCGGCTTCGCCGGTCCGTCGCACGTTCTCAGCAACGGCTGCACCAGCTCCACCGACGCCATCGGCTACGCCATGCACGCCATCCGCCGCGGCGAGCACGCCGTGCTCCTGACCGGCGGCGCGGAGGCCTGCATCACCCGTGGGATGATGGAGGGGTTCTGCCGCATGCGGGCCGCGGCCGTCGGGTGGAACGACCGGCCCGAGAAGGCGTCACGACCCTTCAATCTCAACCGCAGCGGCTTCGTCCTGGGGGAGGGGGCCTTCCTGATGGTCCTCGAGGACGAGGAGCATGCGCGGCGCCGGGGAGCGCGGATCTACGGCGAGGTCGCCGGATACGCCTCGACCTGCGACGCGCATCACCGCGTGCACATGAGCCACGACGGCGCCGAGTCGACCCGGGCCATGGAGCTGGCGCTGTCCTCGGCCGGTGAGAGCCGGGACTCGATCGACTACATCAGCCTGCACGGCACCTCCACGAAACAGAACGACCGGGTCGAGTCCCTGGCGGTCCGGGCGCTCCTGGGCCGCCGCGCGCACTCGGTGCCGGCGTCGTCGATCAAATCGATGATCGGCCACGCCCAGGGAGCCTGCGGTGCCGCGGCGGTGCTGGCGACCCTCCTCGGCATGCGCGATGGCTTCCTGCCGCCGACCATCAACTACGAAGTCCCGGACCCGGAGTGCGATCTCGACTACGTGCCGAACGAGGCGCGGCCCGGGGCTCCCCGCCTCGCGCTGGGCAACTGCATCGGGTTCGGCTCGAAGAACTCCGCCCTGGTCCTGCGGGCGGTATGA
- a CDS encoding geranylgeranyl reductase family protein, which produces MSGGPVLDAVVVGGGPAGSTMATLLRRAGAAVALCDAARFPRHKICGEYVPPAAIETFARLGVLTQVEAASPLRHVGMAVISPGGTKVLGRYGGESRGFALRRYDLDRVLLDGARRAGATVLEETRVTDLSREADGVLAVRLQAGGTLRARAVVGADGRNSVVARRLDLRRREPRHRKWAVMGHFRDVETPGDHGEMIVTPYGYCGINPLPQGLANVCIVVDRADLRASAPGRERLAAFFSRRIAAHPLTRRRMARASLAAGLWATGPMACRASACIADGVLLVGDAAGFYDPFTGEGIGMALRGAELAAGVLVRALERGDVTRRTLAPYAAARRAAFRDRLRLDRVLQSVLRRPRLADWAARRLDRDRDLADLLARVAGDTVEARAVLGPGFVTRLLLA; this is translated from the coding sequence ATGAGCGGCGGCCCGGTCCTGGACGCCGTGGTGGTGGGAGGCGGCCCCGCGGGATCGACGATGGCCACGCTCCTGCGCCGCGCCGGCGCCGCCGTGGCCCTGTGCGACGCGGCGCGCTTCCCGCGCCACAAGATCTGCGGCGAGTACGTGCCGCCCGCGGCGATCGAGACGTTCGCCCGCCTGGGGGTGCTGACGCAGGTGGAGGCCGCCTCCCCGCTCCGGCACGTCGGGATGGCGGTCATCTCCCCGGGCGGCACGAAGGTTCTGGGCCGCTATGGCGGAGAGTCGCGCGGATTCGCGCTGCGCCGCTACGACCTCGACCGCGTCCTCCTGGACGGCGCGCGCCGCGCCGGCGCCACCGTCCTGGAGGAGACGCGCGTCACGGACCTTTCGCGCGAGGCCGACGGTGTTCTCGCGGTGCGGCTCCAGGCCGGCGGCACCCTCCGCGCCCGCGCGGTCGTCGGGGCCGACGGCCGCAACTCGGTCGTGGCGCGCCGGCTGGATCTGCGGCGACGGGAGCCGCGGCATCGCAAATGGGCGGTCATGGGCCACTTTCGCGACGTCGAGACTCCGGGTGACCACGGCGAGATGATCGTGACTCCGTACGGCTACTGCGGCATCAACCCGCTGCCGCAAGGGCTGGCGAACGTCTGCATCGTGGTCGACCGCGCCGATCTCCGCGCGTCCGCCCCGGGCCGCGAGCGGCTGGCGGCGTTCTTCAGTCGGCGCATCGCCGCGCATCCCCTGACCCGGAGGCGGATGGCGCGCGCCTCCCTCGCGGCGGGGCTCTGGGCCACCGGGCCCATGGCGTGCAGGGCGTCGGCCTGCATCGCCGACGGGGTCCTCCTGGTCGGGGACGCCGCGGGGTTCTACGATCCGTTCACGGGGGAGGGGATCGGCATGGCCCTGCGCGGCGCGGAGCTGGCGGCCGGCGTGCTCGTCCGGGCCCTCGAGCGGGGGGACGTGACGCGCCGGACCCTCGCGCCGTACGCGGCCGCGAGACGGGCGGCGTTCCGGGATCGACTCCGCCTCGACCGCGTCCTTCAATCCGTGCTCAGGCGTCCGCGCCTCGCCGACTGGGCGGCGCGCCGGCTCGATCGGGATCGGGATCTCGCGGATCTCCTGGCGCGCGTGGCGGGCGACACCGTCGAGGCCCGGGCGGTGCTCGGTCCGGGCTTCGTGACAAGGCTGCTCCTGGCCTGA
- a CDS encoding isoprenylcysteine carboxylmethyltransferase family protein — translation METGMDRASALYIAFVAAAALLAAGERLWARRNEIRLLRDGAEELAPGLFRLMAPAYALVFPAAIAERLLAGRRPAAWLAASMVVLFAAAKGLKLWAVKSLGDQWTMRVILPRAFRVATGGPYRFIRHPNYLAVIGEHLALPLAGGAWMTAIGFAVLFGAILRVRLVTEEAALLARPGYAAAMAGKRRFLP, via the coding sequence GTGGAAACCGGGATGGATCGGGCCTCTGCGCTCTACATCGCCTTCGTGGCGGCCGCCGCGCTTCTGGCCGCCGGCGAGCGCCTGTGGGCGCGGCGCAACGAGATCCGCCTCCTGCGAGACGGCGCGGAGGAGCTGGCGCCGGGACTGTTCCGGCTCATGGCGCCCGCCTACGCGCTCGTCTTTCCCGCGGCGATCGCCGAGCGCCTCCTGGCCGGCCGGCGGCCCGCCGCCTGGCTCGCGGCGTCGATGGTCGTCCTGTTCGCGGCCGCCAAGGGTCTGAAGCTCTGGGCCGTGAAGTCCCTCGGCGATCAGTGGACCATGCGCGTCATCCTGCCGCGTGCCTTTCGCGTGGCGACCGGCGGGCCGTACCGCTTCATCCGGCATCCCAACTACCTCGCGGTGATCGGCGAGCACCTGGCGCTGCCCCTGGCGGGCGGGGCCTGGATGACGGCGATCGGCTTCGCCGTCCTGTTCGGCGCCATCCTCAGGGTGCGCCTCGTCACCGAGGAGGCGGCGCTCCTGGCGCGTCCCGGGTATGCGGCCGCCATGGCCGGCAAGAGGCGTTTCCTCCCGTGA
- the lysS gene encoding lysine--tRNA ligase, with protein MMVHVRERHWADEIADEILKLGPGPHEISTGISPSGEIHIGNLREVITADVVYRVLKERGVEVTLDYVADNFDPLRKVYPFLDASVYSNHIGKPLSEFPCPCGRHPSYAAHFVEPFLASLERLRIGVKVIYADQMYKSGLLVPQILQALKGRDAIARILHECTGRNMEPEWSPFNPICGTCFRMTDTLVTGFSEKEETVDYTCACGGRGTVSMRGGGKLTWRVDWPARWARIPVTIEPFGKDHATRGGSYDTGALICREIFKSPPPFPVTYEWISFKGKGELKKSKGNVLSVHRMLEVLPPEVLRYLVVKTRPMRSIAFDPGLPLLSLIDEFDDAASRGRDPRALQLAGADQFTPVSVPFRHLVNVVQMADFDLDQAVVILKRNNYPVADPAALKERAGYAIRWLKEFAPPEVKFSIERSLPAVAARLDERQRAFLSRLAAGLRPGLDGEAIHALVYDLAKEVGLEPATAAFEAIYLAVLGQAKGPRAGWFLAFLDREFVISRLREAGRAAA; from the coding sequence ATGATGGTGCACGTCCGGGAACGGCACTGGGCCGATGAGATCGCCGACGAGATCCTGAAGCTGGGCCCGGGACCCCACGAGATCTCCACCGGCATCTCGCCGTCCGGCGAGATCCACATCGGCAACCTGCGCGAGGTGATCACCGCGGACGTCGTCTACCGCGTCTTGAAGGAACGCGGCGTCGAGGTGACCCTCGACTACGTCGCCGACAACTTCGATCCGCTGCGCAAGGTCTACCCGTTTCTCGACGCGTCCGTCTACTCGAACCACATCGGCAAGCCGCTGTCGGAGTTCCCCTGTCCCTGCGGACGGCATCCCTCGTATGCGGCGCACTTCGTCGAGCCGTTCCTGGCCTCGCTCGAGCGGCTGAGGATCGGGGTCAAGGTGATCTACGCCGACCAGATGTACAAGTCGGGGCTCCTGGTGCCGCAGATCCTCCAGGCGCTCAAGGGGCGCGACGCCATCGCCCGCATCCTGCACGAGTGCACCGGGCGCAACATGGAGCCCGAGTGGAGCCCCTTCAATCCCATCTGCGGGACCTGCTTCCGGATGACCGACACCCTGGTCACGGGCTTTTCCGAGAAGGAGGAGACGGTCGACTACACCTGCGCCTGCGGAGGACGCGGGACGGTGTCGATGCGCGGGGGCGGCAAGCTGACCTGGCGGGTCGACTGGCCGGCCCGCTGGGCCCGCATCCCGGTCACCATCGAGCCGTTCGGCAAGGACCACGCCACGCGCGGCGGCTCGTACGACACCGGCGCGCTCATCTGCCGGGAGATCTTCAAGTCGCCTCCGCCGTTTCCCGTGACCTACGAGTGGATCTCCTTCAAGGGGAAGGGGGAGCTCAAGAAGAGCAAGGGGAACGTCCTGTCGGTGCACCGGATGCTCGAGGTCCTGCCTCCCGAGGTGCTGCGCTACCTCGTGGTGAAGACGCGCCCGATGCGCTCGATCGCATTCGATCCCGGGCTGCCGCTCCTGTCGCTCATCGACGAGTTCGACGACGCCGCGTCCCGCGGCCGCGACCCGCGCGCCCTGCAGCTCGCGGGGGCCGACCAGTTCACGCCGGTCAGCGTGCCGTTCCGCCACCTGGTGAACGTCGTGCAGATGGCCGATTTCGATCTCGACCAGGCGGTCGTCATCCTGAAGCGCAACAACTACCCGGTCGCCGATCCGGCCGCCCTCAAGGAGCGCGCCGGCTACGCCATCCGCTGGCTCAAGGAGTTCGCGCCGCCCGAGGTGAAATTCTCGATCGAGCGCTCCCTGCCGGCCGTCGCCGCCCGGCTGGACGAGCGGCAGCGGGCCTTCCTGTCGCGGCTCGCCGCGGGGCTGCGCCCCGGTCTGGACGGCGAGGCGATCCACGCGCTGGTGTACGACCTGGCGAAGGAGGTCGGGCTCGAACCGGCGACGGCCGCCTTCGAGGCGATCTACCTTGCGGTTCTCGGCCAGGCGAAAGGGCCGAGGGCCGGCTGGTTCCTGGCGTTCCTCGATCGGGAGTTCGTGATCTCCCGCCTGCGCGAGGCGGGGCGTGCGGCGGCATGA
- a CDS encoding TlpA disulfide reductase family protein translates to MMRRTPGVPLACASALVAAGLLLLAAPAAAESPTPLKDAYLKRFLGKPAPPFSLKDMAGRTTSLSGYRGKVVLLNFWYSACFPCRQETPDLIALYNARKDRGLVILGINTDTILMPGDPGAMLRKFVETYQIPYPVLIADRQMYDDYGRIPIAPVTLLIDRAGTIAQIFWGAFPGSVYESASGPYLEAARP, encoded by the coding sequence ATGATGCGGCGGACGCCCGGGGTCCCGCTCGCCTGCGCGTCTGCCCTGGTCGCGGCCGGCCTGCTCCTCCTGGCCGCGCCGGCGGCGGCCGAATCGCCGACGCCGCTCAAGGACGCGTACCTCAAACGCTTCCTCGGCAAGCCCGCGCCGCCGTTCTCGCTCAAGGACATGGCCGGGCGGACCACCAGCCTCTCGGGCTACCGCGGCAAGGTCGTCCTGCTGAATTTCTGGTACTCCGCGTGCTTCCCGTGCCGGCAGGAGACCCCCGACCTGATCGCCCTCTACAACGCCCGGAAGGACCGCGGGCTCGTCATCCTGGGAATCAACACCGACACCATCCTGATGCCGGGCGATCCGGGCGCCATGCTGCGGAAGTTCGTCGAGACCTATCAGATCCCGTACCCGGTGTTGATCGCCGATCGCCAGATGTACGACGACTACGGCAGGATCCCGATCGCCCCGGTGACGCTCCTCATCGACCGCGCGGGGACGATCGCCCAGATCTTCTGGGGCGCCTTCCCCGGCTCCGTCTACGAGAGCGCTTCCGGGCCCTACCTCGAAGCCGCCCGGCCGTAG
- a CDS encoding FGGY family carbohydrate kinase, whose translation MPAGLDLGSSSIKAILVRRDGRDGRAARRGIATRRRPGGRVEHDAEEVLAAAMASLHAVLPGRGGEPETLGIATQRSTVLFWDRDSGRPLTPAYSWQDLRGAALCDRLRGASRRGPAGPGRGALEEAVRERTGLRLSPHYAAAKLAWALRHVRGLGRRVAAGRALWGTLGTFLAWRMSGGAVYAIDHANAQRTLLFDLASQAWEPGLFETFGLAPLLDAPALPALVPTSFANGARLEAAGRPVRLGAMTGDQQGALIGLGCRDDGSIAINYGSGAFVLIGTGARLARVPGLLTTMVASWRGTAAAGSRSEARYAVEGTVNAAGTAIDWAAARLRLRLRASDLDRQLGKDPGRERTVHFLPAVSGLGAPRWDPAARPRFAGDVKRASTRDLLRAVVESIACRCAEIVRAAPRHQGKGPVLAAGGLTRCRTLLQAQADLLQRPVIVRESPDAGCLGAALLTRSPSSWWPGARGTGSPRRRPGDVIVRPRLSRAEAEERYVAWERAVYGRAASR comes from the coding sequence ATGCCGGCGGGGCTCGATCTCGGATCGTCGAGCATCAAGGCCATCCTGGTGCGGCGCGACGGACGCGACGGCAGGGCGGCGCGCCGCGGCATCGCGACACGCCGACGGCCGGGCGGACGGGTCGAGCACGATGCCGAGGAGGTCCTGGCCGCGGCCATGGCGTCGCTGCACGCGGTCCTCCCCGGGCGCGGCGGCGAGCCGGAGACCCTCGGGATCGCCACGCAGCGCTCGACCGTTCTTTTCTGGGACCGGGACTCGGGGCGCCCGCTGACTCCCGCCTACTCCTGGCAGGACCTGCGCGGCGCGGCGTTGTGCGACCGGCTGCGGGGAGCCTCCCGCCGCGGCCCGGCCGGTCCGGGCCGCGGCGCTCTCGAGGAGGCCGTCCGCGAGCGCACGGGCCTCCGCCTGAGCCCGCACTACGCGGCCGCGAAGCTGGCGTGGGCGCTCCGGCACGTCCGCGGCCTGGGTCGCAGGGTGGCCGCGGGCAGGGCCCTGTGGGGCACGCTCGGCACCTTCCTGGCCTGGCGGATGAGCGGCGGCGCGGTCTACGCCATCGATCACGCCAACGCGCAGCGCACCCTCCTGTTCGATCTCGCGTCCCAGGCCTGGGAGCCGGGGCTGTTCGAAACGTTCGGCCTGGCTCCGCTCCTGGACGCCCCGGCGCTCCCGGCGCTCGTGCCGACGTCCTTCGCGAATGGCGCGCGCCTCGAGGCGGCCGGTCGTCCCGTCCGCCTCGGGGCGATGACCGGGGACCAGCAGGGGGCGCTCATCGGCCTGGGGTGCCGGGACGACGGATCCATCGCGATCAACTACGGCTCCGGGGCCTTCGTCCTGATCGGCACGGGCGCACGGCTCGCGCGGGTCCCCGGCCTCCTGACGACGATGGTCGCCTCCTGGCGGGGGACGGCGGCGGCGGGATCACGAAGCGAGGCGCGCTACGCGGTCGAGGGGACCGTGAACGCGGCGGGGACTGCGATCGACTGGGCGGCCGCCCGGTTGCGGCTGCGCCTGCGCGCCTCCGACCTGGACCGCCAGCTGGGGAAGGACCCGGGCCGGGAGCGCACGGTCCATTTCCTGCCCGCGGTCTCCGGGCTCGGGGCGCCGCGCTGGGACCCGGCCGCACGGCCGCGCTTCGCCGGAGACGTGAAGCGCGCCTCGACGCGCGACCTGCTGCGCGCGGTGGTCGAATCGATCGCCTGCCGCTGCGCCGAGATCGTCCGGGCCGCGCCGCGGCATCAGGGCAAGGGACCGGTGCTGGCCGCGGGAGGTCTCACCCGCTGCCGCACGCTTCTGCAGGCGCAGGCCGATCTGCTGCAGCGGCCCGTCATCGTCCGCGAGTCTCCGGACGCCGGCTGCCTCGGGGCGGCGCTTCTCACCCGCTCCCCGTCCTCGTGGTGGCCAGGCGCGCGCGGGACCGGCTCCCCGAGGCGACGTCCGGGGGATGTGATCGTCCGGCCGCGCCTCTCGAGGGCCGAGGCGGAGGAGCGCTACGTGGCGTGGGAGAGGGCGGTCTACGGCCGGGCGGCTTCGAGGTAG
- a CDS encoding DUF3473 domain-containing protein — protein MRFCGTMPGLANVLTVDLEEWFHIDEALIPAGDWDRLPSRVEENTRALLALLDECRVRATFFTVGWTAARHQGLIHEIHERGHEIATHGYLHASVAAMSEEEFAADLKAARAAVEGCTGGPVVGYRAPRWTLGGVPGAGRRGKASGMVAPAVDALIREGFQYDSSLAPIVHIGDPDWPRHPYRIDRPGGSLVELPPLVGRRFGVRLLFAGGWALRSVPNRLLLREIEARNREGVPAVIDVHTWELDPDPPRVRLPYLYRLAHYGGLRGFRAKLKDLLRSATWSPARDYVVGRGRGEEGGRPSGGTSGRPRRLGLAP, from the coding sequence GTGCGATTCTGCGGCACCATGCCGGGCCTCGCGAATGTCCTGACGGTCGACCTGGAGGAGTGGTTCCACATTGACGAGGCGCTGATTCCCGCCGGGGACTGGGACCGGCTGCCGAGCCGCGTCGAGGAGAACACCCGGGCGCTGCTCGCTCTCCTCGACGAGTGCCGGGTGCGCGCGACCTTCTTCACCGTCGGCTGGACGGCGGCGAGGCACCAGGGTCTCATCCACGAGATCCACGAGCGCGGGCACGAGATCGCGACGCACGGCTACCTGCACGCTTCGGTCGCGGCGATGTCGGAGGAGGAATTCGCCGCCGATCTGAAGGCGGCCCGCGCGGCCGTCGAAGGCTGCACCGGGGGGCCGGTCGTGGGATACCGCGCGCCACGCTGGACCCTCGGGGGCGTTCCCGGCGCGGGACGGAGAGGCAAGGCGTCGGGCATGGTCGCGCCGGCCGTGGACGCCCTCATCCGCGAGGGATTCCAGTACGACTCCAGCCTGGCGCCGATCGTCCATATCGGCGACCCGGACTGGCCACGCCACCCCTACCGTATCGATCGACCCGGCGGGTCGCTCGTGGAGCTGCCGCCCCTGGTCGGGAGGCGCTTCGGCGTCCGGCTCCTGTTCGCCGGGGGATGGGCGCTCCGGAGCGTGCCGAACCGGCTGCTCCTGCGGGAGATCGAGGCGCGCAATCGGGAGGGGGTCCCGGCCGTCATCGACGTGCACACCTGGGAGCTCGATCCGGACCCGCCCCGCGTCCGCCTGCCGTATCTGTACCGTCTCGCGCACTACGGCGGCCTGCGCGGCTTCCGGGCCAAGCTGAAGGACCTGCTCCGGAGCGCGACCTGGTCCCCGGCGCGCGACTACGTCGTCGGCCGGGGCCGGGGCGAGGAGGGCGGCCGTCCCTCGGGAGGAACCTCGGGACGGCCGCGGCGCCTCGGGTTGGCGCCATGA